One genomic window of Sphingobacterium oryzagri includes the following:
- a CDS encoding ABC transporter permease encodes MNFPYFLAQRIIFTGHRTFSKLIVRVTIGALALAISAIILSVAILKGFKTEIIEKQRGFFGDVIITKNDLNSSYENTPITLHKEDLLKIQEIPSVVSITPFATKAGIMNVKGEVEGVLLKGVDDTYNQQFLQKNIVRGDTLDFSTDPNTQLLISDYLANRLSLDVGDRFIMYFVQEPIRKRPFTIRGIYSTHSEELDKTYVIGSLDLIRRLNNLEDGDVGAYQIHLSSFDSLATATEQIDELLPIELNATNIVQQMPDIFNWLNMLDMNDNVIFVLMMLVAIINMVSSLLISILERSSLIGILKALGYANSGIRQVFLVGSMYLIGIGLLIGNLIAGALYLFQTQTHFFALDPSTYYIEYVPMSIVWYEVIGLNVAVAAIGLLALFIPAMLISRISPIKTIQFK; translated from the coding sequence TTGAATTTTCCTTATTTCCTAGCGCAGCGGATTATTTTCACAGGGCATCGAACATTTTCGAAGCTGATTGTACGCGTCACCATTGGTGCGCTTGCCCTGGCGATTTCGGCCATCATTCTCTCTGTCGCGATATTGAAAGGGTTTAAGACGGAGATCATCGAAAAGCAACGCGGCTTTTTCGGTGATGTGATCATCACCAAAAATGATCTTAATAGTTCCTACGAAAACACGCCTATCACACTTCATAAGGAAGATCTGTTAAAGATTCAGGAGATACCTAGCGTGGTGAGCATTACGCCATTCGCAACGAAGGCGGGTATTATGAATGTCAAAGGCGAGGTGGAAGGCGTACTGTTGAAAGGCGTTGACGACACATATAACCAACAATTTTTACAAAAAAATATTGTGCGGGGCGATACGCTGGACTTTTCGACAGATCCTAATACGCAATTGCTTATTTCTGACTATTTGGCTAATCGGCTTTCGCTGGATGTGGGCGATAGATTTATCATGTACTTCGTGCAAGAACCTATCCGGAAGCGGCCGTTTACTATTCGCGGCATTTACAGTACCCATTCCGAAGAGTTAGACAAAACATATGTCATCGGTTCGTTAGATCTCATTCGGAGACTCAATAACTTAGAAGATGGTGATGTAGGAGCTTATCAAATACATTTATCGTCGTTTGATTCGCTTGCCACGGCTACCGAGCAGATTGATGAGCTGTTGCCGATTGAGCTCAATGCGACTAATATCGTGCAGCAAATGCCGGATATATTCAATTGGTTGAATATGTTGGATATGAACGACAATGTTATTTTCGTGCTCATGATGCTGGTGGCGATCATCAATATGGTGTCTTCCTTGCTTATCAGTATTCTAGAACGCTCGTCGCTAATCGGAATTCTTAAAGCCCTGGGCTATGCCAATAGTGGAATTAGGCAGGTTTTTCTCGTTGGTTCCATGTATCTTATCGGTATCGGTTTGCTTATCGGCAACCTGATCGCCGGCGCGCTTTATCTTTTTCAAACGCAAACCCACTTTTTTGCGCTCGATCCGTCTACCTATTATATTGAGTATGTACCGATGTCTATCGTGTGGTATGAAGTAATTGGCTTAAACGTAGCGGTAGCCGCTATTGGTTTGTTGGCGCTCTTTATTCCGGCCATGCTCATAAGCCGTATATCGCCAATTAAAACCATACAGTTCAAATAG
- the fmt gene encoding methionyl-tRNA formyltransferase, whose protein sequence is MRIIFMGTPDFAVASLAALVEAGEKVVAVITMPDKPAGRGQKLQESPVKRYAVAQGIPVLQPEKLRNPDFLQELAGFQADLQVVVAFRMLPEAVWNMPSKGTINVHASLLPQYRGAAPINHVIINGETESGVTTFLLQQEIDTGNVLFAEKVAINLTDTAGVLHDKLMHAGAEVLLKTVAAIRDNNVTATPQEELTDDQLKFAPKIFKEDCQIDWNRSTRTVYNHIRGLSPYPAAFTHLQGKVLKIYETEETDAIDKPAGEWETDGKTYIKFATADAALSLKSLQLEGKKRMQVDEFLRGYRFD, encoded by the coding sequence ATGCGCATTATATTTATGGGGACGCCAGATTTTGCGGTAGCGTCATTAGCCGCCCTTGTCGAGGCTGGAGAAAAAGTGGTAGCCGTGATCACCATGCCTGATAAACCGGCAGGCAGAGGACAAAAATTGCAGGAGTCGCCAGTAAAAAGATATGCCGTAGCACAAGGGATTCCGGTGCTGCAACCGGAGAAGCTCCGAAATCCGGATTTTCTACAGGAGCTAGCAGGCTTCCAAGCCGATTTGCAGGTTGTAGTCGCTTTCAGAATGCTTCCCGAAGCCGTATGGAATATGCCAAGCAAAGGTACGATAAATGTTCATGCCTCGTTGTTACCGCAGTATCGTGGCGCTGCTCCGATAAACCACGTCATTATCAATGGCGAAACCGAATCTGGCGTTACAACATTTTTATTACAACAGGAAATCGATACCGGAAATGTACTTTTTGCCGAAAAAGTAGCCATCAACCTGACTGATACGGCCGGCGTGCTACACGACAAGCTGATGCATGCGGGCGCGGAAGTTTTGTTAAAAACCGTAGCAGCTATCAGGGACAATAACGTAACGGCAACTCCGCAGGAAGAGCTAACGGACGATCAATTGAAATTTGCACCCAAGATATTTAAGGAAGACTGCCAGATCGACTGGAATCGTTCTACACGGACTGTATACAATCATATCCGCGGACTTAGTCCCTACCCTGCTGCGTTCACGCACTTGCAAGGCAAAGTTCTCAAAATCTATGAAACCGAAGAAACGGACGCTATTGATAAACCAGCGGGAGAATGGGAAACCGACGGAAAGACCTACATCAAATTTGCTACGGCAGATGCTGCACTTTCGTTGAAATCACTCCAATTGGAAGGCAAAAAGCGGATGCAGGTAGACGAGTTTCTGCGCGGGTATCGTTTCGATTAG
- a CDS encoding helix-turn-helix domain-containing protein — protein sequence MSKKKVSLNDLSQRVGITLSNLSIIKNEKSKAIRLSTLEALCKALNCQPGDIIQYVDDE from the coding sequence ATGTCTAAGAAAAAGGTCTCTTTAAACGATCTAAGTCAGCGCGTAGGAATCACCCTATCCAATCTATCCATCATAAAAAATGAAAAATCAAAAGCTATTCGCTTGAGCACGCTGGAGGCATTATGCAAAGCGTTAAATTGCCAACCAGGTGATATTATTCAATATGTAGATGATGAATGA
- a CDS encoding sigma-70 family RNA polymerase sigma factor, which translates to MRQLKITQSITNRESQSLDKYLHEIGKVDLITAEEEVILAQRIREGDQVALEKLTKTNLRFVVSVAKQYQNQGLTLGDLINEGNLGLIKAAKRFDETKGFKFISYAVWWIRQSILQAIAEQSRIVRLPLNQVGSLSKISKAFSKLEQEYEREPSPEELADILETTVDKVSDTLSNSGRHVSMDAPFVQGEENTLLDVLENADPDTDSLLIDESLSEEIKRSLATLTEREREIIVLFFGLGTNHQLSLEEIGEKFNLTRERVRQIKDKALQRLRHTSRSKILKSYLG; encoded by the coding sequence ATGAGACAGCTCAAAATTACACAATCCATTACCAATCGCGAATCACAGTCCTTGGACAAATATTTGCACGAGATTGGTAAAGTAGACTTAATTACCGCGGAGGAAGAAGTAATCTTGGCACAACGCATTCGCGAAGGTGACCAGGTAGCTTTAGAGAAATTGACAAAAACCAATCTACGTTTCGTCGTTTCAGTTGCAAAACAATATCAGAATCAAGGTCTTACACTAGGCGACTTGATCAATGAGGGCAATTTGGGCTTAATTAAAGCAGCTAAACGATTTGATGAAACCAAAGGTTTCAAATTCATCTCTTACGCCGTATGGTGGATTCGTCAATCTATTTTGCAAGCGATCGCTGAACAGTCACGTATAGTACGTTTGCCTTTGAACCAAGTAGGTTCGTTGAGCAAGATTAGTAAGGCTTTCTCCAAACTAGAGCAGGAATATGAGCGTGAGCCGTCTCCGGAAGAATTAGCAGATATTTTGGAAACTACGGTAGACAAAGTGTCAGATACGCTAAGCAACTCAGGAAGACACGTATCTATGGATGCACCATTTGTACAAGGTGAAGAAAATACCTTGTTGGACGTATTAGAAAACGCAGATCCAGATACCGATAGTCTTTTAATTGATGAGTCGCTTTCCGAAGAGATCAAACGCTCGTTAGCCACCTTGACAGAAAGAGAACGCGAAATCATCGTATTATTCTTTGGCTTAGGAACAAACCATCAATTGTCTCTTGAAGAAATTGGGGAAAAATTTAACCTGACCAGAGAGCGTGTGCGTCAAATCAAAGACAAAGCACTACAGCGCCTTCGCCATACGTCTAGAAGCAAAATTTTAAAATCTTATTTAGGCTAA
- a CDS encoding carbon-nitrogen hydrolase, protein MRNVKVGVVQMSCTANKQENLDKAILKINEAAAKGAQIVCLQELFTSLYFCDVEDYDNFELAESIPGPSTDALSAVAKELGVVIIASLFEKRTEGLYHNTTAILDADGSYLGKYRKMHIPDDPAFYEKFYFTPGDLGYKVFQTKFGKIGVLICWDQWYPEASRITALMGAEILFYPTAIGWATDQDEETNKDQYNAWQTIQRSHAVANGVPVVSVNRVGFEQDGAMKFWGGSFVTNGQGKIVYLASHDQEETTVVELDLSQTDYFRKHWPFLRDRRIETYAPITKRFIDED, encoded by the coding sequence ATGAGAAACGTAAAAGTAGGTGTCGTACAGATGAGCTGTACAGCAAACAAACAAGAGAATTTAGATAAAGCGATTTTGAAAATCAACGAAGCCGCTGCTAAAGGAGCGCAAATTGTATGTCTGCAAGAACTATTTACTTCTTTATATTTTTGTGACGTAGAAGACTACGATAATTTTGAACTGGCCGAATCTATCCCCGGCCCATCGACAGATGCTCTTTCTGCAGTTGCCAAAGAATTAGGCGTGGTCATTATTGCCTCGCTTTTTGAGAAACGTACAGAAGGCCTATACCATAATACCACCGCAATTTTAGATGCTGACGGAAGCTACCTTGGTAAATACCGTAAAATGCATATTCCTGACGATCCGGCATTTTACGAGAAATTTTATTTCACGCCCGGCGATCTGGGTTATAAGGTGTTTCAAACAAAATTTGGAAAAATAGGCGTTTTAATCTGTTGGGATCAATGGTATCCTGAAGCGTCGCGTATTACCGCATTAATGGGTGCAGAAATTTTGTTCTATCCAACGGCTATTGGCTGGGCGACTGATCAAGACGAGGAAACCAACAAAGATCAATACAATGCATGGCAGACTATCCAACGTTCGCATGCTGTGGCCAACGGTGTTCCGGTGGTTTCAGTAAACCGTGTAGGGTTTGAGCAAGATGGCGCTATGAAGTTTTGGGGCGGCAGTTTTGTAACCAACGGTCAAGGCAAGATCGTATACCTCGCTTCGCACGATCAGGAAGAAACGACGGTTGTCGAACTCGATTTAAGCCAGACAGATTACTTCCGTAAACACTGGCCATTTTTGCGCGATCGCCGGATAGAAACCTACGCGCCGATCACCAAAAGATTTATAGACGAAGATTAA
- a CDS encoding agmatine deiminase family protein, producing MAQQSTFDHTYFAQSPKKLGYTFPAEWAPQEAMWLSWPHKEASWPGKIDRIYAPYAKFIAAVAQGQKVRINILDEAMKASALIYLQNEQANLENIEFYLNPTNDAWCRDHGPAFLLHNERKEKAVVDWGYNAWGGKYPPYDLDDVVPTRIANEFGWKLFTPDIVMEGGSVEFNGKGTILTTTACLLNENRNPHLTKEQIETYLLEFYGQEQVLWLGDGIVGDDTDGHIDDITRFVNEDTVITVVEENPEDENYALLQENLHTLRNFRLPDGRPLNIVTLPMPGAVVYEDTRLPASYANFYIANEVVVVPIFNDANDQRALEIIQSCFPNRKVVGIDSVDIIWGLGSFHCLSQQEPAIV from the coding sequence ATGGCACAACAGTCAACGTTCGATCATACTTATTTTGCGCAATCGCCTAAAAAGCTGGGTTACACTTTTCCGGCAGAATGGGCGCCCCAAGAAGCCATGTGGTTAAGCTGGCCCCACAAAGAAGCGTCCTGGCCTGGAAAAATAGATCGCATTTACGCGCCTTATGCTAAATTTATTGCCGCCGTGGCGCAAGGACAAAAAGTGCGGATCAATATTCTTGATGAAGCGATGAAAGCGTCAGCACTTATCTATTTGCAAAACGAACAGGCAAATCTGGAAAACATTGAATTTTATCTTAACCCCACGAATGATGCCTGGTGTCGCGATCATGGTCCGGCTTTTCTTCTACATAACGAACGAAAAGAGAAAGCTGTTGTCGACTGGGGCTATAATGCTTGGGGCGGTAAATACCCACCATACGATCTGGATGATGTCGTTCCTACCCGTATTGCAAACGAATTTGGCTGGAAACTTTTCACACCCGACATTGTGATGGAAGGCGGCTCCGTGGAATTTAACGGTAAGGGAACGATACTGACAACAACAGCCTGTTTGCTAAATGAAAACAGAAATCCACATCTGACCAAAGAACAAATTGAAACCTATTTGCTGGAGTTTTACGGTCAGGAACAGGTGCTCTGGCTGGGCGATGGTATCGTCGGTGACGATACGGACGGCCATATCGATGACATTACGCGCTTCGTCAACGAAGATACGGTGATCACGGTAGTAGAGGAAAATCCGGAAGATGAGAATTACGCGTTGTTGCAAGAAAACTTACACACTTTACGTAACTTCCGCTTGCCGGATGGTAGGCCGCTTAATATTGTAACGCTGCCTATGCCGGGCGCCGTCGTCTATGAAGATACACGATTACCGGCTTCTTACGCCAATTTTTACATTGCCAATGAGGTGGTTGTTGTACCGATATTCAATGATGCAAATGATCAACGCGCGCTGGAAATTATTCAATCCTGTTTTCCAAACCGCAAAGTTGTGGGCATCGACTCCGTCGATATCATTTGGGGGCTCGGCAGTTTCCATTGCTTAAGTCAACAAGAGCCCGCCATTGTGTAA
- a CDS encoding DUF4230 domain-containing protein codes for MKKFLIVVVILGLLGLIGWMLLVKFGQKPSTETTHQILVERIEAMGKLELVKYRMSDVIEHKAISTYLPDASVLLIIKADAVGCVDLTKLNRDQIYVSGDSVAIQLPKPEICYVKIDHSGSRVYDTKMAYFREAALVDEAFKQAESQITKEVAKSDILQQTQTNARHVFRPLLEGLGFKKIHIAFD; via the coding sequence ATGAAAAAGTTTCTTATTGTCGTGGTTATCCTAGGTTTGCTCGGTCTTATTGGCTGGATGCTATTGGTTAAATTTGGACAAAAACCGAGCACGGAAACCACGCACCAAATTCTTGTCGAACGCATTGAAGCGATGGGCAAACTGGAGCTTGTGAAATACCGAATGAGTGATGTTATCGAGCATAAAGCCATCAGCACATACTTGCCTGATGCCAGCGTATTGCTTATCATCAAGGCAGATGCAGTGGGGTGCGTTGATCTTACCAAACTTAATCGCGATCAAATTTATGTTTCAGGTGATTCGGTGGCGATTCAATTGCCCAAACCGGAGATATGCTATGTCAAGATCGATCACAGCGGCTCACGTGTTTACGACACCAAGATGGCCTATTTTCGGGAAGCAGCATTAGTGGACGAAGCATTTAAACAGGCAGAAAGTCAAATTACGAAAGAGGTCGCTAAGTCAGACATTCTGCAACAAACGCAAACCAATGCGCGCCATGTATTCCGCCCACTATTAGAAGG